In one window of Juglans regia cultivar Chandler chromosome 3, Walnut 2.0, whole genome shotgun sequence DNA:
- the LOC108996525 gene encoding myb family transcription factor PHL7-like isoform X1, with translation MYQPKSVHNSSLVQKNSLVHGQHLDCVMDPISGGNGHDNASLASKQRLRWTHELHERFVDAVAQLGGPDRATPKGVLRVMGVQGLTIYHVKSHLQKYRLAKYLPDSSSDGKKADKKETGDMLSSLDGSSGMQINEALKLQMEVQKRLHEQLEVQRQLQLRIEAQGKYLKKIIEEQQRFGVLSETSGSGVPGPASGDNCPDSDIKTDPATPAPTSEGPLQDKAAKECAPASLSIDESFSSHHEPLTPDSGCHLSSPAESPKGERLIKKQRVLVGGAYAKPEMVLPHQILESSCISYQQQHSIFLSREQFEPSSDVSIRNEDHMEKFGPN, from the exons ATGTATCAGCCAAAGAGTGTTCATAATTCAAGCCTAGTCCAAAAAAACTCGCTAGTTCATGGTCAGCATTTAGATTGTGTTATGGACCCAATCAGTGGAGGAAACGGTCACGACAACGCCAGTCTTGCCTCGAAGCAACGCTTGCGTTGGACACATGAGCTTCATGAACGTTTTGTTGATGCTGTGGCACAACTTGGTGGGCCTGACC GGGCTACACCCAAAGGTGTCCTCAGAGTAATGGGTGTTCAAGGTCTAACAATATATCATGTCAAAAGCCATTTACAG AAATACCGGCTTGCAAAATATCTCCCTGACTCATCATCAGATG GGAAAAAAGCTGATAAGAAAGAAACTGGGGATATGCTTTCAAGTTTGGATGGTTCATC TGGGATGCAAATAAATGAAGCACTCAAGCTGCAGATGGAGGTGCAGAAGCGACTGCATGAGCAATTAGAG GTTCAGAGGCAGCTACAGTTACGGATAGAAGCCCAGGGCAAATACTTGAAGAAGATAATCGAGGAGCAACAACGATTTGGAGTTCTTTCAGAAACATCTGGTTCTGGGGTGCCAGGTCCAGCATCAGGTGACAATTGCCCAGATTCTGACATTAAGACTGACCCAGCAACCCCTGCCCCAACCTCCGAGGGCCCCCTACAAGACAAGGCCGCCAAGGAATGTGCCCCTGCCAGCCTTTCCATTGATGAATCTTTCTCATCTCACCATGAACCATTGACTCCAGATTCTGGTTGCCATCTCAGTTCCCCAGCTGAGAGTCCCAAAGGCGAAAGGTTGATTAAGAAGCAAAGAGTCCTTGTGGGTGGAGCATATGCTAAACCAGAAATGGTGCTTCCACATCAGATACTTGAGTCGAGTTGCATCTCATACCAGCAGCAACACTCTATTTTTCTGTCCAGAGAGCAGTTTGAACCTTCATCGGATGTATCAATCAGGAATGAAGATCACATGGAAAAGTTTGGGCCAAACTGA
- the LOC108996525 gene encoding myb family transcription factor PHL7-like isoform X2 yields the protein MYQPKSVHNSSLVQKNSLVHGQHLDCVMDPISGGNGHDNASLASKQRLRWTHELHERFVDAVAQLGGPDRATPKGVLRVMGVQGLTIYHVKSHLQKYRLAKYLPDSSSDADKKETGDMLSSLDGSSGMQINEALKLQMEVQKRLHEQLEVQRQLQLRIEAQGKYLKKIIEEQQRFGVLSETSGSGVPGPASGDNCPDSDIKTDPATPAPTSEGPLQDKAAKECAPASLSIDESFSSHHEPLTPDSGCHLSSPAESPKGERLIKKQRVLVGGAYAKPEMVLPHQILESSCISYQQQHSIFLSREQFEPSSDVSIRNEDHMEKFGPN from the exons ATGTATCAGCCAAAGAGTGTTCATAATTCAAGCCTAGTCCAAAAAAACTCGCTAGTTCATGGTCAGCATTTAGATTGTGTTATGGACCCAATCAGTGGAGGAAACGGTCACGACAACGCCAGTCTTGCCTCGAAGCAACGCTTGCGTTGGACACATGAGCTTCATGAACGTTTTGTTGATGCTGTGGCACAACTTGGTGGGCCTGACC GGGCTACACCCAAAGGTGTCCTCAGAGTAATGGGTGTTCAAGGTCTAACAATATATCATGTCAAAAGCCATTTACAG AAATACCGGCTTGCAAAATATCTCCCTGACTCATCATCAGATG CTGATAAGAAAGAAACTGGGGATATGCTTTCAAGTTTGGATGGTTCATC TGGGATGCAAATAAATGAAGCACTCAAGCTGCAGATGGAGGTGCAGAAGCGACTGCATGAGCAATTAGAG GTTCAGAGGCAGCTACAGTTACGGATAGAAGCCCAGGGCAAATACTTGAAGAAGATAATCGAGGAGCAACAACGATTTGGAGTTCTTTCAGAAACATCTGGTTCTGGGGTGCCAGGTCCAGCATCAGGTGACAATTGCCCAGATTCTGACATTAAGACTGACCCAGCAACCCCTGCCCCAACCTCCGAGGGCCCCCTACAAGACAAGGCCGCCAAGGAATGTGCCCCTGCCAGCCTTTCCATTGATGAATCTTTCTCATCTCACCATGAACCATTGACTCCAGATTCTGGTTGCCATCTCAGTTCCCCAGCTGAGAGTCCCAAAGGCGAAAGGTTGATTAAGAAGCAAAGAGTCCTTGTGGGTGGAGCATATGCTAAACCAGAAATGGTGCTTCCACATCAGATACTTGAGTCGAGTTGCATCTCATACCAGCAGCAACACTCTATTTTTCTGTCCAGAGAGCAGTTTGAACCTTCATCGGATGTATCAATCAGGAATGAAGATCACATGGAAAAGTTTGGGCCAAACTGA